GGATACAGCAGCTGGGAAATGAATTATTGGCTcatgctactgtctgtctgtgtgtttatccaCAGGAGGAAATGCTGTGAGGGCTTCAGGTTGGTGATGGGCCAGTGCATACCTGAAAGTAGGTTTAAAAAATACAGCAGTTCTACTCACCCTAAGTCAGATACTTTACTCAGTGCCTGTAATTACACCTGGGCACCTGTACACAGACAGAATGCACATTACAACGCCAAATTAACCCATTACTGAACTGCAAATTGTTTCAAAAGTAAAATAGAATCTCATTCCATAAATTGTCAATACTCTACAATGACACACCATGACCAATAGAGGGCAACATTACACAGGAATACCCTAGAGGAATATTATTGGACATCCAGGGTTATTATTGAGCTGTTAGCTTTGCATGTAAGATCCTATCTGTGCATGTCCCTATTGAGGAACcaatccctcccctctctctgctccagaTGTGGATGTGTGTTCTGGCTCCCCCTGTGAACAGCAGTGCACCGACAACTTTGGACGGGTTGTCTGCACCTGTTACCCCGGATACCGCTTTGATCGAGAGAGGCATCGCAAACACCAGACCTACTGTTTAGGTAAGTCCACTACCTGTTTATCTGCCAATCAGCTTTTTATCAGCCTGTTTATCAGCCAATCAGCACTGTTTTCTTTTGTATAAATCTTAATTTAACATCCTGCATCAGAGCAAccgctctttctccatctctctgatTAGAGCAGCCTAAATGCAGCCTTAATCAGGTGTAAAGTAACAGctggtgttgtgtctcccacaccACAGACATCGATGAGTGTGTGGAGTCCGACGGCAGTGTCTGTGATCACGACTGCGAGAACACCGTGGGCAGCTTCCTGTGTCGCTGTCGCAGGGGTTACATCCTGGCACCGGACAAGCACTCCTGTATACCCAGTCACAACCGTGGGTGTTGAGTATACTACTATACTTTACTCCTACTGTCTACATGAGGCTGGCTACCGCAGCTACACTACCTCTGGGCTTAGCTCACTAGTACCTTCCTGTGTGTCTTCAGCCTgagggtacagtactgtatatgtgtTTGAGAGGGTGAACATAGACTACTAGACTTTGTTTTTGTGTTACTTATTCTGTTGTGTTACTTACTCTGTGACAAGCCTGTCTCTCTGAgagtctctttgtctctgtgtctttctATCAGTGAGCTCGTCAGGGAAGTCTGACACCCTGATGAGTGCTGGCTCCTGCTCCCTCACCTGTCAGGACTTTGTAAACATGAGGAACAGCCTGCTGCAGCTCAAACTGAGGCTGGGCAGCACTCAGTCACCTAACCAGGTACATCTACATCACAACACTAACTACTGCACATCTTACTTACACTGGTGTTCCATACAAACACAGAGATACACTAACCAGAGATACACTAACTGTAAACTAGCCTCGCCAGACTTGATGTCTCACAATGGAAGTCTGACCAAATTCCGACTACAGTGAGACATGTTGTTGTACTATACtacctgtgtgtgtacctgtgtgtgtataggtgttgTCTCCTGGCCTGGCTAACGGCAGTGATAAGCCGTCTGCTGGGAGGTTGGGGAAAGGTCCTGACACCACCGCCCTCCCTAGTCCTCCTGGCTCTCCAGGATCCCGTGGGGTCCCAGGTAAGAGTTGTCTGCTCTTTCTCTGAATCTTTCTAactcaatctttctctctctctctgtatctctctgtttaCTGCCTATGTCAGCTGTTTGTTGGCTGACATTCTGCAGGTTATCTCCTTGGTTCTTCTTACATCCCTTTATTCTTGGATCTCAGGCCACTCAGGAGTGCCGGGGGAGAAGGGAGAGCCTGGAGAGAGAGGCCTGACCGGCCCCCAGGGGCCACGGGGAGACATGGGCCCTATGGGCCCCGAGCCTGACCTGGAGTACATCAAGAGGGGTCGCAGAGGAGCTGTGGTAATCTTATTATTGCTTCCCCGATAACATGCTGTTGGGTCTATTAGTCCAAGCAGACCTCAACACATCCATAGCTGCAGAGATACATCATTACAATAAATGTTGCATGAGAGGAGCTGTAGCTCCCGCtaaaaacatttaaaaccatATTTCTGTCTCTCCTTTTTCCAACAGGGACCTCCTGGCGCACCAGGCAGAGATGGACTGAAGGTCAGTATAACAGTCTATCCATGTGTCTGTGAGTGTTtagtacatgcgtgtgtgtgtactgtatgtgtttaaaCTATCCTGTAAACTTTTCAAAGCTGTTAACTGGAACACTAACAGCAACACTTTTCACCCCACTCTGAGAGCTCTGAGCTGCCGATGTGGACTCTTATAGAAGTCTGTGTGAACGTTGGAAGTATGTAACTGGACGTTTCTGGATGTTTTTTTCTCTTTAGGGTGACAGGGGAACTCCTGGTCCCAGAGGTCTACCAGTGAGTCTGCTTTCTATATTTGCCAGCTAGGCTTTGAAGTATTTTTAAATGCATTATCATCATTGTCAACTTGTTGATCTATTTGTCACGAACcagctcaaagcccgtaacaaaagggagacaacgtggagataaggaataacaaaatatatttattaactaagtacaatatacaatggtgtgtgtaatcagtaatcagtaatgtaagtgagtgttttgcatgcatgaatgtgataatgcagggtgttgaaaggtgctaaagcaaacaaccaaaaaccACCAAGATACACAACAAAATCTgtaaaggtgtctgcatggagagagtctcttccatgaatggggaagtggtgtatttatcctgggacacactgggcccaggtgtttcccatgtagctgacgaccctcccaactccgcacaccggcatcctaataaggaaacaagaacaaagagagaatacggcagacagtgggagggtcgtcacatatTCTATGTAGTATCAGATTCCAAGCATACAATAAATCCACCCTAAAGCATGCAACATACCTTACAGGTTGAAATCTAATTGACTGATGTGTGGACAGAGATATTAAAGCCTCCGTATCTTTCGCCAGGGACCTCCCGGCTCCTTTGACTTCCTCCTGGTCATGATGGCCGACATTCGCATTGACATCATCGAGCTGCAGGAGCAAGTGTTTGGGAAGAGGCGGGGCCTCTCCTTAGACAACCCAACCCACTCCAGCGGAGAGACAGGGTTCGGAGAGTGGGGCTCCGGACAAGGAGAGCTCATGCTCAATACCTGAACTCCATAACCCTGCCCACGGCAACTGTCACTCAAAACGATAAGCCAAAGGGAACTAATTAATCAACTGGCTCTTGTAAAGCAGAGACATTGAACTGACTGAACTGACTCCTTTCCTCCAGTGAAACCTTGTCTCTAAAACCCAAATAGGACTGTATGAGGTGAGGAGACCTCTGATcagctctctctcctgtcagagaCATAGACTATAaacaaacggagagagagagaatggcaaAGATGGAACCACTGACCCTCCAAACCAAACCACTGCAAGCTTTGCCTTGCCGCCTTCATGTTTCCTTCTAGCCTGGCCTGGTCTGGTCTGACTGAGGAGAGGGGGTATGCCTTTGCGTGCGAGGCACAGGGGGGTGATGGTTTTAGCCCTGTGTGACTGTGTCTTTGTGCGCTCTGAGCTGAACAGCTTCAAACACAGCAAGGGCTTTATCGTCTGCATCTCTTCCTGTTCCTGTCAAATCTGTACAGTCCGTGGAGAGGAGACTCCGGTCGGTCGCTGCCTGACACTGCTTACCTGCCCTGCAGGGCCTAGAACCAGACTCAGGCCCCAGACTGCACCTGTCCATGCAACAGCCCAAATCAACAGCTTTTATACTGCTGCCACTACACTACAGACTCTCTGACGCATCTTTAGAGATTCAATACATATACTACATTAGCAAAACTATGTGGATACCTGCtcatccaacatctcattcca
The sequence above is a segment of the Salvelinus alpinus chromosome 33, SLU_Salpinus.1, whole genome shotgun sequence genome. Coding sequences within it:
- the LOC139563072 gene encoding collagen and calcium-binding EGF domain-containing protein 1-like; the protein is MDMGQLCAATLLPFGAICVVFIWDCGASSLIKTRFAVLTSGEECPENKVVTVEYPCITARGTDGTCLRRKCCEGFRLVMGQCIPENVDVCSGSPCEQQCTDNFGRVVCTCYPGYRFDRERHRKHQTYCLDIDECVESDGSVCDHDCENTVGSFLCRCRRGYILAPDKHSCIPSHNLSSSGKSDTLMSAGSCSLTCQDFVNMRNSLLQLKLRLGSTQSPNQVLSPGLANGSDKPSAGRLGKGPDTTALPSPPGSPGSRGVPGHSGVPGEKGEPGERGLTGPQGPRGDMGPMGPEPDLEYIKRGRRGAVGPPGAPGRDGLKGDRGTPGPRGLPGPPGSFDFLLVMMADIRIDIIELQEQVFGKRRGLSLDNPTHSSGETGFGEWGSGQGELMLNT